DNA from Oncorhynchus masou masou isolate Uvic2021 chromosome 5, UVic_Omas_1.1, whole genome shotgun sequence:
GTAAATACGTGTACATCCTTGTATTTATTTCAACACAAAAAAATATTGAAGGGACACAACTTTAGTTTTCTAAAAGACAACGTTTGTCTGCAGTATCATACATGAGCATCAAACTGCTGTATACATGCTCACACCTGCAACTGCCAGGGCAGCTTCACAGAACCCCCTGTTATAGTCTAGGTCCTACAAGACACGCTGCAGCATACTGCCATGATGGCTACACTGCAGCACCTGCCCAAGACCAGATTATCAAAAGCATGCACGTCCAGAATGACACACCATTCCCCATATAGTTCACTAacttctgaccagagccatatgggcccaggtcaaaagtactGTATTAAATAGGGAGTCATTTGGGACAGACACACTATAGGCAAAGCCATGTAGCCTACTTACCAGGTAGGCCAATTACAACAGAGGTGAGAGGGATCCATGGATCTTGGCGACACGGAAATAGAATCTGTCATTCTAGTTCTATGCTTTGGCCCTTCATGCATCTGGTCTCAATGCTCGTGACTTCAAGGACATTGACTTGTTAAAATATCCTGAACCACTACAGGTGGGAAAGATTACAGAAGTGTTTTAGTATGCAGTTTATTGTTGAAATGATTTACAGTTTCATATGTCAGACAGTTCAATTTATAAAACAGACTATTTGATCTGTCCTCATGACTATTGATATTATCCTGGTATGCCTCACTGGAATATGTATCCCTACCACCAACAGGGAAATCTTTCTGGGACTAGACTACTAGCTAAACCTGTGTACACTTGTCACGACAGTACCCCTTTGCCACTAAAGTTAACTAGCTGGTCAAATATAGTGTCATTGAATTGCAAAGACGTCTTACAGCATTTGATTTATGTCAACACAAAAGATAGAAGGGACACTTCTGTTATCTAAAGACAAAGTTTGTCTGCAGTATCATACATGAGCATCAAACTGCTGTATACATGCTCACACCTGCAACTGCCAGGGCAGCTTCACAGAACCCCCTGTTATAGTCTAGGTCTAACAAGACATGCTGCAACATACAGCCATGATGGCTACACTGCAGCACCTGCCCAAGACCAGATTATTTACATAGTGattccctaatggcaccctagtacctatatagtgcactactttgaccaaagCCCTGGACAAAGTACTGCACTAAATAGGGACTAGTGTGCCATTTAGGAAAAAAGACAGATTATAGGCCAAGCCATGTAGCCTACTTGCCCAGTAGTCCAATTACAGCAGAGGTGAGAGGGATCCATAATCTTGGCTCCACAGAAGTGTGTACTATTGTCAGCATGCATCTCTTGACTTCTAAGGACAGCCAACTCGTTGAGACATGCTGAACCACTACAGATGGGAAACATAGGAGATTAGTGTTTTAGAAGAGCAGTTTATTGTTGACAAACATTTGTTTCATATGTTACAATATTTTCTGTTCCTCTTGAGTTTATTGATCTTATCCTAGTACCCACGCCCTTTACTGGACAACATGTACCATTACCACCAACAGGGAACCCTTTATGGCAGTGGAGTACTAGCCAAACCTGTACTCTATTCTATAGTACCTCTGTCACTAAATTAGCTGGCTAGTAAAAACGAATCTAGTTTAATTGAATGGTAAATACATTACATAATTTTAGATTAACACAAAACTGAGGGGAACGTATGTTTCTAAAGACAAAGGTTTGTGCACAGTATCATGAGCGTCAAACTGCTGTATACATATTCACAACTGCCAGGCTTCACAGAACCCACTGCTATAGTATACGggtaactaccaaaataaaggaaacgctTGAGTAAATGAAGGATACAACGTAGATTGAAAGCGTCTACACAGGTGTGGCTTCTGAATTCATCAAGCAATTAACGTCCCATAATGTtttgggtcatgtataaaaaaaaaaaatcaaagtcGCTTATTATTTTCACTACCATCGCTAGAAGAGTTTTGACTCTTTGAAAGAGGGGTCCCAAAGGAGCATATATGGTTTAAAGTGTGTACGTCAGTCACCAGATTTTAACACGCGAACGGTTACAGCCTACCGCCATGATGGCTACACTGCAGCACCGGTCCAAAACCAGATTAGCTACCGCGACACCGTGGTTGCCGAAAGGCACCCGATTTCCTAAGTGCCCTGATCAAAATAGGGAATACGGTGACATTTACATGTTATAAATACAACAGTCACCAGAAACAAGTTCCCGTTTTTTTACAAAATGTGACCGTCATTGTCCTAGCTAACGTTACACTTGTTTGGCCTGGTAGGACGTTTAACAATCGTAGCTTGCTAACGTCAGCTTTTGGCTGGTAGGTTAGCAAGGACACATTTCTTACCATGTTCATCAATGTGTTTCAGTAAATTCCATCCATGCGAATCATCTCCTTTCCTCAAAACATAAACGCATGCAGGGTTTTAACAAAAGTTGAAAATGAGCTCTACTTTGCTAGCATGCCGCCTCAATGACAAAAATACTTCTTCTTTGGGATTGTGTTGGCGGATCGCATCCAATTTAAGATGCATACACCGCCACctactggagtgtgaggccatTCACGAcctacatatactgaacaaaaatataaacgcaacatgtaaagtgttggtcccttgtttcatgaactgaaataaatgaTCTCAGAAAGGTTCCATATGCatcaaagcttatttctctcaaatgtagtgcactaatttgtttacatccctgtatgtgagcatttatcctttgccaagttAATGAATCCAGttggcaggtgtggcatatcaagaagctgaggaaacagcatgatcattacacaggtgtaccttgtgctgtggacaataaaagtccactctagaatgtgcagttttgtcatacgacacaatgccacagatcaagacatcagtcaggaagttaaagcttggtcacaaatgggtcttccaaatggacaatgaccccaactgtacatccaaagttgtggaaaaatggttaaaggacaacaaagtcaaggtattggagtggccatcacaaagccctgacctcaatcctatagaaaatgtgtgggcagaactgaaaaagtgtgtgcgagcaaggagacctacaaacctgactcagttgcaccagctctgtcaggaggaatgggccaaaattcacccaacttattgtgggaagcttgtggaaggctacccgaaacatttgacccaagttaaacaatttaaaggcaatgctaacaaatactaattgagtgcatgtaaacgtctgacccactgggaatgtgattaaagcaatataagctgaaataaatcattctctgtacaattattcagacatttcacattcttaaaataaaatggtgatcctaacttacctaaCTGAACTTTTTGGACTCACATTGTTGTGCTCGGCTCACTTTAACAGGATAGTGGGGCAGCGGTCCTccaagttaacagttgttttgagcatgGCACAAATCATACTTCATTGACAGCAATGCCAATGTTAattgtttataattttaaattTGGAAAATAGAcccttaatcccagatttgggaccacacagccactgtcactgattccttccaaaccactcattgaatttgcgatttccaccTTTGTAGTGTTAATGTCCGATAGCCGATGAACACCTATACGTTTTatatataatttctcttcatatgacaaggattaaaaaggatttgccagtagattgtcaacttgattcatgatgatgactgctagctaagattgtgaaagtaagatgttgacatgatcagtccaatcaaagctactgtacatataacgtgatttgatgtaattttatctgtggccactgaccttgagccttcttggatgggcacttctacgGCAGCAGCCGAAGGACGAAAATTTTCAATGTCTCCTCTTACACTTGGCAGTGACGTAAAGTCCCCACGAGTGATGGAACACTGAATCGTTTctactcatctctcctccttccaggctttttcatctttgaacttatatggtgattgcatctacactttcatagtattaccacgacaaccggcaaaacagtccgtctttcaatcacccacgtgggtataaccaatgaggaaatggcacgtgggtacctgcttctataacccaatgaggagatgggagaggcaggacttgcagcgcgatctgcgtcagaaatagaaaggagttctattttagcccttggcatcgcaGATGCTCATTGGCGcatgagcagtgtgggtgcaataattgaataacatggatttctacatttattttgtgacgctcgcgcacgcgacgtgtccgtctggtcagcatgttacagATTCGGAGATAGAAATGTAGACtaaaggtcatttccgattgagccgataTATGCAGCGTTTACGTGAATGTAGTATTTTAAACATTCCATTTGAATTTAAATCACGCTGTAAAGTTGGACTTCAGCGATGCGGACTGAATATACCCCTAAAATGAATTGCCACTCATGCAGTCTAAAGCATTCGTTGACACACACCCTAAAATGTTGGAGAGGTGCTGACGAACAGAATACGGTCCCAATAAATTCATGGATTAACACCAACACTGAAGAATTGTATGGTAAAAGTCTACTTTAAAGCCTTTGCACAATGGCTTTCATTATTTAAATATCAAATAGAGGCAACATCATATCATGAAATGCTTTATTCAACTCATCACATCAACATGCAGAAATTCTTCAGATTACTTCACAAGCAATACAGCATTCATCATCAGAGGTCCCTTCTAAAGCAAGTTGCCAATCTATTAAACTATGTGAAGCACACTAACAGTCCCTCTATCTGGTGGAACACTGCTGctaggggtggggggtgggggggacagttctaggatcagcttcccctccctcaatcctaatcttaaccattagtgggggaaatgcaaACCTAACCGAACATTGAACATTGCCCGTTGTTCACACTCCTGCTCAGTGGGTTGGTCAGTGCTGAGTGGCTCAGGTGACAAGTGAAGGTCTGTCCGGAGCTCCAGCGTGTTGAGGGCAGACTAAGGAGGCTGCTCAGGGTGTACGTGCCGTCAGCCTGGCGCTGAGACTCGCCCTTCTGAACTTCAGCACCCGTCAGAGAGCCACCGTCATCAGACCAGGACAGGGAGGCACCGTCAGGGTGGAAGCCCTGCGCCAGGCACACCAGGGTGGTCTTGTCCCCAGAGAGAGGGGCCTGGGCTGGGGCCATCAGGACCAGAGAAGGGGGTGATGGAGGACGGGCTGACAGGGGAGGACACAAAAGATACAGACTGCAACAGTGAGATGGATCAAGATACTTTCTCATTGGAAAAAAATAAGAATGGAATTTAACTTGAAGTACACTGTAATTGTTTGAAATTCATTATATATCTTTGAACATAGATGTAATATCCCAGTGTTAAACTTTGAACTGCCTCAGTAGTCTATTTATATTTTCCAGAATATCACTTATAATCCTGAAAAAATACATGCTTTCCTCTTTCTCATAAGACAATTAGTGTACTTGACTTAATTAGGTTTATTTGAAAGACACAATTCACATTGATCAAGATTATCTCTGTAAATGTGTCAGATTTAACAAGCTGGCAAATTGTCATCTGTAGTCCCTGTTACCATAAATTAAATAAATGAATGTACAGTATGATTTTATCTAATATATTACCTCAACAATTATTAATATTCATTATTATTGATCATGTATATTTTGTGTTATATACATTTGAATCAACACATGCTGAAGATTTGAAAATGTATTCTAACCATTACATGTCActtaataaaggttaaaaaatacaGATTTGTTGATATAAGGAAACATATCACGTGATTATTTACAAGGGATTTTACTCACCAATGGTGACTTCAGTTCCTTGTCCAAACTTGGTACCATGTCCTCACAGTGATACATCTCGATACAAAAACATCTGTGCTGAAGACCGTTCTTCATGCTTTTCTCATTGGCAAGTCTCCATTCATCAAGATGTAGAAATCCatgaaaaaatgaaaaaaaggaCTTAGTTTGATATTGAATCATTACCCAACGCAATCCCCTTTTATTCACGGTGGCATTCAGTGACCTGTGCACATTTAATAAGTATTGTTTTCCAATCTGAAGCCCTGTTGGATTTTTGTACGAGCAGTCTATTGAACTGCATCACTGTGTTATGC
Protein-coding regions in this window:
- the LOC135526521 gene encoding immunoglobulin kappa light chain-like; protein product: MFLSTASITALLLTLSGMEALVLTQEKSLSVNLGGNLKIPCVVSDSSQTWAISWYRQKVGGGPSFLLVDTTRAAGLPNRFTYSEPGSGYTEYLHINEITAEDEAVYICACVGGCGASAGHGTKFGQGTEVTIARPPSPPSLVLMAPAQAPLSGDKTTLVCLAQGFHPDGASLSWSDDGGSLTGAEVQKGESQRQADGTYTLSSLLSLPSTRWSSGQTFTCHLSHSALTNPLSRSVNNGQCSMFG